From a single Mycosarcoma maydis chromosome 2, whole genome shotgun sequence genomic region:
- a CDS encoding cAMP-dependent protein kinase catalytic subunit — MSLKRTFDDVVPDYTASYFNNLFGEMTDNLTASRYPANTDTAQGKQRRLSFFDTNGDCATASTSARPRALPSTSSTARFVPGLQTFVGGLHMSQDSLLPRSDDAPPRSSSATAARRSFDAPEVMQPLMMSRNADTERRASQAMARRQSQAALEAPPNRASLVSLDAQLVPGVSPGWHVEAHGRQAMELQDGIRFQDEEGWTPLEAFPALTRQGKLAVKRAKIRRKQHRHQFENQRQSQWETLVEPDTIAELRQSPALAPTDLVKPTLETRPSGRTAATPAPAFVDIVMIEDIVDTLSVPLLGACASHVSRPTLMPSLASRSGPPAASSSDPKTSSSSTEKVAKSVGSASPLRSSPNRPYALSDFEVVETLGTGTFGRVLLVRLKDRDVADRSAYFALKVLAKTDVIKLKQVSHINSERCILTKVDHPFLVNMIASFQDSKNCYMLMEYVVGGEIFSYLRRAGHFSADVARFYISTIVLAIEYLHSNKVVYRDLKPENLLIDSNGYTKITDFGFAKEVEDRTWTLCGTPEYLAPEIIQCSGHGSAVDWWSLGILLFEMLAGYPPFYDPNPILIYEKILAGNLVFPEEIDPLSRDLISSLLTADRSRRLGNLRGGANDVKNHPWFHGVDWKALQEGRILPPIVPYLGRPGDTSNFSKYEPARPSAMPGLYGADSGHHDLYADLFPDF, encoded by the coding sequence ATGTCGTTGAAGCGAACTTTCGACGATGTCGTGCCAGATTACACGGCATCTTATTTCAACAATCTTTTCGGTGAGATGACCGACAATTTGACAGCATCACGATATCCAGCCAACACTGATACAGCTCAGGGTAAACAGCGGCGCCTCAGCTTCTTCGACACAAATGGAGACTGTGCTACGGCTTCGACATCAGCGCGGCCGCGCGCGCTACCTAGCACCTCCTCTACCGCACGATTTGTGCCAGGTCTGCAGACGTTTGTCGGCGGTCTGCACATGTCGCAAGACTCCTTGTTGCCGCGATCAGACGATGCACCTCCCCGATCATCATCAGCTACGGCCGCTAGGCGCTCGTTCGATGCTCCGGAAGTCATGCAGCCTCTCATGATGAGCCGTAATGCCGACACCGAGCGACGCGCTAGCCAAGCCATGGCTCGCCGCCAGTCGCAGGCGGCACTCGAAGCCCCCCCAAATCGTGcatcgctcgtctcgctggACGCTCAGCTTGTGCCCGGCGTCTCGCCCGGTTGGCACGTTGAAGCGCACGGTCGACAAGCCATGGAACTACAAGATGGCATTCGCTTCCAAGACGAGGAAGGCTGGACACCGCTCGAAGCCTTTCCTGCATTGACGCGCCAGGGTAAGCTCGCTGTCAAGCGGGCAAAGATTCGAAggaagcagcatcgccatcagTTCGAAAACCAACGCCAATCACAGTGGGAGACGCTGGTCGAGCCCGACACTATTGCCGAGCTTCGCCAGTCTCCTGCACTAGCACCCACCGACCTGGTCAAACCTACATTGGAGACGCGCCCGAGTGGGCGCACCGCGGCCACTCCCGCTCCTGCCTTTGTGGATATTGTGATGATCGAGGACATCGTCGACACGCTCTCGGTCCCCTTGCTGGGGGCTTGTGCATCGCATGTTTCTCGGCCCACCTTGATGCCGTCTTTGGCATCTCGCAGCGGTCCGCCGGCAGCATCTTCGTCTGACCCAAAGacgtcatcgtcctcgacaGAAAAGGTTGCAAAAAGCGTTGGCTCAGCATCTCCGCTGCGATCCTCTCCCAACCGTCCTTACGCGCTCTCAGATTTTGAGGTTGTCGAAACATTGGGAACAGGTACCTTTGGTCGCGTGTTGTTGGTACGTCTGAAAGATCGCGACGTTGCGGATCGCTCGGCCTACTTTGCGCTCAAGGTCTTGGCCAAGACGGATGTaatcaagctcaagcaggtcTCGCATATCAACAGTGAGCGCTGCATTTTGACCAAGGTGGATCATCCTTTTCTCGTCAACATGATCGCTTCCTTCCAGGATAGCAAGAACTGCTACATGCTGATGGAATATGTCGTCGGCGGCGAGATCTTTTCGTACTTGCGCAGAGCAGGTCATTTCTCGGCAGACGTAGCTCGCTTCTACATCTCGACCATCGTACTGGCTATCGAATACCTCCATAGCAACAAGGTGGTGTACCGAGACTTGAAGCCGGAAAACCTTCTAATCGACTCGAACGGCTACACCAAGATCACCGACTTTGGATTTGCCAAGGAGGTTGAAGATCGAACTTGGACGCTCTGCGGCACACCCGAGTATCTTGCGCCAGAAATTATCCAGTGCAGCGGTCATGGTAGCGCCGTCGATTGGTGGTCATTGGGCATTCTGCTTTTCGAGATGCTAGCCGGCTACCCACCATTCTACGACCCCAACCCAATCTTGATCTATGAAAAGATTCTGGCTGGCAACCTCGTCTTTCCCGAGGAGATTGACCCGCTCTCGCGCGACCTCATCTCGAGCCTTCTAACGGCTGACCGTAGCAGGCGTCTCGGCAACCTTCGTGGTGGTGCGAATGACGTCAAGAACCATCCTTGGTTCCATGGTGTCGACTGGAAGGCGTTACAGGAGGGCAGGATCCTTCCTCCCATTGTTCCCTACCTCGGGCGACCAGGCGACACATCCAACTTTAGCAAGTACGAGCCAGCCAGACCGAGCGCCATGCCTGGCCTGTATGGCGCTGATTCAGGTCATCATGATTTATACGCCGACCTCTTTCCAGACTTCTAA
- a CDS encoding mitochondrial 54S ribosomal protein uL14m, whose amino-acid sequence MLGLKARMAIIDNSGGLIAECVNVLRNKTTQGLGRVGDEIVVVVQKARPVSNTPGQANTQKVRRGDVRHAVIVRTKKEMTRPDGRVIRFDDNACVLLNNKKEPLGTRVNGVVANELRAAGWGKIASLAPKVI is encoded by the exons ATGTTGGGCCTGAAAGCGCGAAtggccatcatcgacaacTCCGGCGGGCTGATTGCAGAATGCGTGAATGTACTGCGAAACAAGACAACCCAAGGTCTAGGTCGAGTTG GTGATGAGATTGTTGTCGTAGTACAGAAAGCTCGCCCAGTCTCCAACACGCCAGGCCAAGCAAACACACAAAAGGTTCGTCGGGGCGATGTCCGACATGCCGTCATCGTGCGCACTAAAAAGGAGATGACCAGACCAGACGGTCGTGTCATCCGCTTCGACGACAATGCATGCGTCCTGCTGAACAACAAGAAGGAGCCGCTAGGCACACGAGTCAATGGTGTCGTAGCCAACGAGCTCCGTGCTGCAGGCTGGGGCAAAATCGCAAGTCTGGCGCCCAAGGTCATCTAG